A DNA window from Chryseobacterium sp. MEBOG06 contains the following coding sequences:
- a CDS encoding Na+/H+ antiporter, whose translation MVEDFIYYLGLVLVIIGAIMLANRLKVAYPIILVIAGLIISFIPGLPVIKIDPELIFIIFLPPLLYEGAFAVSWKEIWKLRRIITSFAFIVVFLTAISVAFIANTYIPGFSLALGFVLGGIVSPPDAVSAGAILKFVKVSRNVSTVLEGESLFNDASSLIIFRFAMVAVATGQFIWQDAVASFGWMVFGGLGIGLLLAFVFLKIEKIFPTDVNMDTILSLAAPYVMYIAAEEVHSSGVLAVVSGGLFLSVRRHEIFRTSESRLRGSNVWESFVFLINGIVFLLIGLDLPEIMIGLDKEGISLSDAVSYGLLITAVLIIVRFLASFGAVFTTLIMRNFINVADRDPGMKAPILMSWTGMRGVVSLAAALSIPVVMENGQPFPHRDLILFITFVVILVTLILQGLTLPALIKKLNLSDSGGGYMSEEESEHFLRKEMRRVTFKYLDENYKERRSENEYFNRLMDRWEQEDKEDSVHKLSDEAKEIYFETLEQQRIWLREENRRNPNIDEEYIRHYLTRLDLEEERLRM comes from the coding sequence ATGGTGGAAGATTTTATTTATTATTTAGGGCTGGTCCTCGTAATTATTGGGGCAATTATGCTTGCCAACCGTTTAAAAGTGGCTTACCCAATCATATTGGTTATTGCAGGCTTGATCATCAGTTTTATTCCTGGCTTGCCAGTCATAAAAATTGATCCGGAGCTTATCTTTATTATATTCCTTCCCCCTCTTCTGTATGAAGGTGCCTTTGCAGTATCGTGGAAGGAAATATGGAAGCTGAGGCGTATCATCACCAGTTTTGCTTTTATTGTAGTGTTCCTTACAGCAATATCTGTGGCTTTTATAGCCAATACATACATTCCAGGATTTTCATTGGCGTTAGGTTTTGTATTGGGAGGCATTGTATCTCCACCTGATGCGGTGAGTGCAGGAGCTATTTTAAAATTTGTAAAAGTTTCCAGAAATGTTTCTACCGTTTTGGAAGGAGAAAGTTTGTTCAATGATGCATCCTCGCTTATCATCTTTAGATTTGCAATGGTTGCTGTGGCAACAGGGCAGTTTATTTGGCAGGATGCAGTTGCAAGTTTTGGATGGATGGTATTTGGAGGCTTAGGCATAGGATTGCTGTTAGCTTTTGTTTTTTTGAAAATTGAAAAAATATTTCCTACAGATGTTAATATGGATACTATACTCAGTCTGGCAGCTCCCTATGTCATGTATATTGCCGCTGAAGAAGTTCATTCTTCAGGAGTTTTGGCGGTTGTAAGCGGTGGATTATTTCTTTCTGTGAGAAGACATGAGATTTTCAGGACCTCAGAATCCAGACTAAGAGGTTCCAATGTATGGGAAAGCTTTGTGTTTCTTATTAATGGAATTGTGTTTTTGCTGATCGGGCTGGATCTGCCGGAAATTATGATAGGACTGGATAAAGAAGGAATCAGTTTATCAGATGCAGTAAGTTATGGACTATTAATAACAGCTGTACTGATCATTGTACGTTTTCTCGCTTCCTTTGGAGCCGTTTTTACGACCCTGATCATGCGGAATTTTATTAATGTGGCAGACAGAGATCCGGGAATGAAAGCACCGATACTGATGAGCTGGACAGGAATGCGCGGAGTGGTTTCTCTGGCTGCAGCATTGTCTATTCCTGTTGTAATGGAAAATGGACAGCCTTTTCCGCATCGTGACCTTATTCTCTTTATTACTTTTGTAGTGATTTTAGTGACCTTGATTCTCCAGGGACTTACTTTACCGGCATTGATCAAGAAACTTAACTTATCAGATTCCGGAGGAGGATATATGTCTGAAGAGGAATCAGAACATTTCTTACGAAAAGAAATGCGTCGTGTTACCTTTAAGTATCTGGATGAAAATTATAAAGAAAGAAGAAGTGAAAACGAGTATTTCAACAGACTAATGGACCGATGGGAGCAGGAAGACAAAGAAGATTCTGTACACAAACTCTCAGATGAAGCCAAAGAAATCTATTTTGAAACCCTCGAACAGCAGCGTATCTGGCTTCGCGAAGAAAACAGACGTAACCCGAATATTGACGAAGAATACATAAGACATTATTTAACAAGACTGGATCTGGAGGAGGAAAGACTTAGAATGTAA
- a CDS encoding MBL fold metallo-hydrolase, producing MNLVKQLGQFPDEKRKEYFNTLPNYSNGKFQNILTTPPLLEGESMTKALLHSLCKVENTSPRLPLPSVITDLKNLQPEENILVWFGHSSYFIQMDGKKFLIDPVFSGNASPMPGFIKAFQGADYYKPEHMPDIDFLLISHDHWDHLDYKTVLALKDKIGKVICGLGTGQHFEYWGWSPDEIIEKNWWETIDIADGFRITLTPARHFSGRLLNRNISLWTSFVLKTPTKNLFLGGDSGYGNHFSKIGEQYGPFDLAIMENGQYNEKWPYIHTLPEQLITEIKELKARNFIPVHNSKFKLAQHPWYEPLELTSKYAEENNVPVTLPMIGEKVDLNQLGAITWKKWWQEYI from the coding sequence ATGAATTTAGTAAAACAGCTCGGGCAGTTTCCCGATGAAAAAAGAAAAGAATATTTCAATACACTTCCCAATTATAGTAATGGGAAATTTCAAAATATATTGACGACTCCTCCTTTATTAGAAGGCGAAAGTATGACAAAAGCACTTCTTCACAGTTTGTGTAAAGTGGAAAATACATCTCCCAGATTGCCGCTTCCGTCTGTAATAACGGATCTGAAAAATCTTCAACCCGAAGAAAATATCCTGGTATGGTTTGGGCACAGTTCCTATTTCATACAGATGGATGGTAAGAAATTTCTGATAGATCCAGTTTTCAGTGGAAATGCTTCTCCCATGCCAGGTTTCATCAAGGCTTTTCAGGGAGCAGATTATTATAAACCGGAACATATGCCGGATATAGATTTTCTGCTTATTTCACATGATCACTGGGATCACCTGGATTATAAAACCGTGTTGGCTTTAAAAGATAAAATAGGTAAAGTGATTTGTGGATTGGGAACCGGCCAGCACTTTGAGTATTGGGGTTGGAGTCCTGATGAAATTATAGAAAAAAACTGGTGGGAAACTATTGATATAGCAGATGGTTTTAGAATTACGCTGACTCCCGCCAGACATTTTTCCGGGAGATTACTGAACAGAAATATCTCCCTCTGGACTTCTTTTGTATTAAAAACACCTACGAAAAATCTGTTTTTAGGTGGTGACAGTGGTTATGGAAATCATTTTAGCAAAATAGGAGAACAATATGGTCCGTTTGACTTAGCTATAATGGAAAACGGGCAGTATAATGAAAAATGGCCATACATTCATACATTGCCGGAACAGCTGATCACGGAAATAAAAGAATTAAAAGCCAGAAATTTTATTCCTGTGCATAACTCAAAATTCAAACTGGCACAACATCCATGGTATGAACCTTTGGAACTGACCTCAAAATATGCAGAAGAAAACAACGTCCCCGTTACTCTTCCAATGATCGGAGAAAAAGTAGACCTCAATCAGTTGGGCGCCATTACCTGGAAAAAATGGTGGCAGGAATATATTTGA
- a CDS encoding DUF4822 domain-containing protein encodes MNTMKKLCYLSAVILLSASFASCSNDDNEIVIEQQTPSQVLSSTPWETTGAKDKNGNSVALTDTSVAGYVGFAYFKADGNFVIYGLNDVLRSRGTWSVDPQGKTRTIASLNPDGTTIFTRDVEILVLNRNEFTYRIRPNSSDPSIYYDIIHTKTSHAEPTNGQLTLASTPWETTGAKDKSGNNVALSDANVAGYVGYSYFKANGTFKIFGLNDILRSEGTWSISPDGKKRTLTTPTFTRVVDILVLNETTFTYRITPDAVNNPGAFYDIIHTKVNHNEPL; translated from the coding sequence ATGAATACAATGAAAAAACTATGTTATCTGTCTGCAGTAATACTTTTGTCAGCATCATTTGCTTCATGTTCAAATGATGACAACGAGATTGTAATTGAGCAGCAGACTCCCTCACAGGTTCTGTCTTCTACTCCATGGGAAACTACAGGAGCTAAAGATAAAAATGGAAATAGTGTGGCACTAACTGATACCAGCGTCGCTGGATATGTAGGTTTTGCTTACTTTAAAGCTGATGGAAATTTTGTTATTTACGGGCTGAATGATGTACTTAGATCAAGAGGTACATGGTCTGTGGATCCTCAGGGAAAAACAAGAACTATAGCTTCATTGAATCCGGATGGAACTACTATTTTTACGCGTGATGTTGAGATTCTTGTTTTAAACAGGAATGAATTCACCTACAGAATCCGTCCTAACTCTTCCGACCCGTCTATCTATTATGACATTATCCATACAAAGACGTCCCATGCAGAGCCCACTAACGGACAGCTTACATTAGCTTCTACTCCTTGGGAAACAACTGGTGCGAAGGATAAAAGTGGAAATAATGTGGCATTAAGTGATGCTAATGTAGCCGGATATGTAGGCTATTCTTATTTTAAAGCTAACGGAACTTTCAAAATTTTTGGATTAAATGATATTTTAAGATCTGAAGGAACATGGTCCATTTCTCCGGATGGCAAAAAGAGAACGCTTACCACACCTACATTCACCCGCGTTGTAGATATTCTGGTCCTGAACGAAACTACGTTCACTTACAGGATTACTCCTGATGCTGTTAATAATCCTGGTGCATTTTATGACATCATCCACACAAAGGTTAACCATAATGAGCCTTTGTAG